From a single Okeanomitos corallinicola TIOX110 genomic region:
- a CDS encoding GUN4 domain-containing protein, whose protein sequence is MDFFNQEIELKSDVGMDYRQLQNYLKAENWKEADMETYRVMLAVAKREIKGDLDVKSIDNFPCADFRTIDQLWVKYSDGK, encoded by the coding sequence ATGGATTTTTTTAACCAAGAGATAGAATTAAAATCAGATGTCGGAATGGATTACAGACAACTGCAAAACTACCTCAAAGCTGAAAACTGGAAAGAAGCGGATATGGAAACATACAGGGTCATGTTAGCAGTTGCGAAGCGGGAAATAAAAGGTGATTTAGATGTTAAGAGTATTGATAATTTTCCCTGTGCAGACTTCCGTACCATTGACCAATTGTGGGTAAAATACAGTGATGGTAAATAA
- the cysH gene encoding phosphoadenosine phosphosulfate reductase, with the protein MTVAAAFDLDSLNKQFDTATPTEILTWSVENIPTGLVQTSAFNVDDIIITHILYTILKRSVPVIFLDTLYHFPETLELVAKAKEIYNLDLKTYKTPDVDTREAFTAKYGEALWDADITKFHQVTKIEPLTRGLDELNTIAWITGRRRDQAVTRANMPVFELDNQGRLKVNPLAAWTRKQSWAYVAEHKVIYNPLHDQGYPSIGDEPITTKVGEGEDERAGRWRGTGKTECGIHI; encoded by the coding sequence ATGACAGTCGCCGCAGCTTTTGATTTAGATAGCTTAAATAAGCAGTTTGACACCGCTACCCCTACAGAAATTCTCACGTGGTCTGTTGAAAACATACCCACAGGTTTAGTACAAACCAGCGCTTTTAACGTTGATGACATCATCATCACCCATATTCTTTATACTATTCTCAAGCGTTCAGTTCCCGTTATCTTCCTTGATACCTTATATCACTTCCCGGAAACCCTCGAATTAGTTGCTAAAGCTAAAGAAATTTATAACCTAGACTTAAAAACTTACAAAACTCCAGATGTAGACACCCGTGAAGCTTTTACTGCTAAGTATGGGGAAGCATTATGGGATGCAGATATTACCAAATTCCACCAAGTTACCAAAATTGAACCACTCACACGCGGTTTAGATGAACTAAACACAATCGCTTGGATTACAGGTCGTCGTCGTGACCAAGCTGTTACCCGTGCAAATATGCCTGTTTTTGAATTAGATAACCAAGGACGTTTAAAGGTTAATCCTTTAGCAGCTTGGACTCGCAAACAAAGCTGGGCTTATGTTGCAGAACACAAAGTGATTTACAATCCACTACATGACCAAGGATATCCTAGCATTGGTGACGAACCTATTACTACAAAAGTAGGTGAAGGTGAAGACGAACGCGCTGGACGTTGGAGAGGAACCGGTAAAACTGAGTGTGGTATTCACATTTAG
- a CDS encoding S-(hydroxymethyl)glutathione dehydrogenase/class III alcohol dehydrogenase, whose protein sequence is MEVKAAVAHSAGKPLTIETVQLQAPQAGEVLIEIKASGVCHTDAYTLSGADPEGLFPAILGHEGAGVVVEVGKDVKSLKPGDHVIPLYTPECRQCDYCLSFKTNLCQAIRATQGKGVMPDGTSRFSIGGEMIHHYMGTSTFANYTVLPEIAVAKIREDAPFDKVCYIGCGVTTGIGAVINTAKVEPGANVVVFGLGGIGLNVIQGSQMVGANMIVGVDINPKKRALAEKFGMTHFVNPNEIAGDLVPYLVDLTKGGADYSFECIGNVKVMRQALECCHKGWGVSVIIGVAGAGQEISTRPFQLVTGRVWKGSAFGGARGRTDVPKIVDWYMDGKINIDDLITHVMPIEKINDAMDLMHKGESIRSVVTF, encoded by the coding sequence TTGGAAGTAAAAGCCGCAGTAGCTCATAGTGCAGGTAAACCCCTAACTATTGAAACAGTGCAACTCCAAGCACCACAAGCAGGAGAAGTATTAATAGAAATCAAAGCCAGTGGGGTTTGTCATACAGATGCTTATACCCTTTCCGGTGCAGACCCAGAAGGTTTATTTCCCGCTATTTTAGGTCATGAAGGTGCTGGGGTAGTGGTGGAAGTAGGCAAAGATGTCAAAAGCCTTAAACCCGGAGATCATGTAATTCCTTTATACACACCAGAATGTCGCCAGTGTGATTATTGTTTAAGTTTTAAAACTAACCTCTGTCAAGCAATTCGCGCTACCCAAGGCAAAGGTGTAATGCCCGATGGTACGAGTAGATTTAGTATCGGTGGTGAGATGATACACCATTACATGGGTACTTCCACTTTCGCTAATTATACGGTATTACCAGAAATTGCTGTAGCTAAAATTCGGGAAGATGCCCCATTTGATAAAGTTTGCTACATCGGTTGTGGCGTGACCACTGGTATCGGTGCTGTTATTAATACCGCCAAAGTTGAACCTGGTGCAAATGTCGTAGTTTTCGGTTTGGGTGGCATTGGTCTAAATGTGATCCAAGGGTCACAAATGGTGGGAGCAAATATGATTGTAGGAGTTGATATTAATCCCAAAAAACGCGCCTTAGCTGAGAAATTTGGGATGACACATTTTGTCAATCCCAATGAAATTGCAGGTGATTTAGTGCCTTATTTAGTAGATTTAACTAAAGGTGGTGCTGACTATTCTTTTGAATGTATTGGCAATGTTAAAGTTATGCGTCAAGCATTAGAATGTTGTCATAAAGGTTGGGGTGTAAGTGTAATCATTGGTGTCGCTGGTGCAGGTCAAGAAATTAGCACTCGTCCCTTTCAATTGGTGACTGGGAGAGTTTGGAAAGGTTCAGCCTTTGGTGGTGCAAGAGGACGAACTGATGTCCCAAAAATAGTAGATTGGTATATGGATGGAAAAATAAATATTGATGATTTAATTACTCATGTCATGCCGATTGAAAAAATTAATGATGCTATGGATTTAATGCACAAAGGAGAATCAATTCGTAGTGTGGTGACATTTTAA
- the fabD gene encoding ACP S-malonyltransferase, with protein MTKTAWVFPGQGSQALNMGIDLLEIASAKAKFDQAEEILGWSVSEICQNDEERLFRTLYTQPCLYVIESILADLLREKGEKPDLVAGHSLGEYIALYVAGVFEWSAGLHLVKRRAEIMDNAAGGMMAALMNFDRQQLDQVISDTPDVVLANDNSPGQVVISGSPEAVQAVMSQVKAKRAVPLKVSGAFHSHLMKTASQEFQEILNATVFQTANVPVASNVDPIPATDGEILKQRLTQQMTGSVRWREIALQLPENGITKVVEIGPGNVLTGLIKRTVKDVELQNIRKTEELPT; from the coding sequence ATGACAAAAACTGCATGGGTATTTCCCGGACAAGGTTCTCAGGCCTTAAACATGGGAATTGATTTATTAGAAATTGCATCTGCCAAAGCCAAATTTGACCAAGCTGAGGAAATTTTAGGGTGGTCTGTGAGCGAAATTTGTCAAAATGACGAAGAAAGATTATTTCGCACACTTTATACTCAACCTTGTTTATATGTAATTGAAAGTATTCTCGCCGACTTATTGCGGGAGAAGGGAGAAAAACCAGATTTAGTTGCTGGTCACAGCTTGGGAGAATACATTGCTTTGTATGTAGCAGGTGTGTTTGAATGGTCTGCTGGTTTACACTTAGTTAAACGCCGGGCCGAAATTATGGATAATGCTGCTGGAGGGATGATGGCGGCATTAATGAATTTTGATCGGCAACAGTTAGATCAAGTAATTTCTGACACTCCTGATGTAGTTTTAGCTAATGATAATAGTCCTGGACAAGTTGTAATTTCTGGGAGTCCAGAAGCTGTACAAGCTGTGATGTCACAAGTGAAAGCAAAACGCGCTGTACCCTTGAAAGTTTCTGGTGCATTTCATTCCCATTTAATGAAAACTGCGTCTCAGGAATTTCAAGAAATTTTAAATGCTACGGTTTTTCAAACTGCAAATGTACCTGTTGCTTCCAACGTTGACCCAATTCCTGCTACTGATGGAGAGATTTTAAAACAGCGTTTAACTCAACAAATGACTGGTTCTGTCCGTTGGCGAGAAATTGCTTTACAATTACCAGAAAATGGGATTACAAAAGTAGTAGAAATTGGACCCGGTAATGTTTTAACTGGTTTAATTAAACGGACAGTTAAAGATGTGGAGTTGCAGAATATTAGGAAAACTGAAGAGTTACCAACTTAG
- a CDS encoding DUF29 domain-containing protein, giving the protein MQTPKIQSNAANLRENIYESDFYGWTQQQANLLKNQQWNQLDLSNIIEEIESLGRKERQEIRNRLSILIGHLLKWEYQPSKRSRSWLAAIRIQRRDIVKLLHENPSLKSQIEILINEAYENGQDLASGETNLPLSTFPEKCNYI; this is encoded by the coding sequence ATGCAAACACCTAAAATTCAATCAAACGCAGCAAACTTGAGAGAAAACATCTATGAAAGTGATTTTTATGGGTGGACTCAACAACAAGCTAACCTGCTCAAAAATCAACAATGGAATCAGCTTGATTTATCTAATATAATTGAGGAAATTGAATCTTTGGGGAGAAAGGAAAGACAAGAAATAAGAAATAGATTAAGTATCTTAATTGGACATTTATTAAAATGGGAATATCAACCAAGTAAACGTAGTCGTAGTTGGTTAGCAGCAATTCGGATTCAAAGACGGGATATTGTCAAATTATTACATGAAAATCCCAGTCTAAAATCTCAGATAGAAATATTGATTAATGAAGCTTATGAAAATGGTCAGGATTTAGCATCAGGAGAAACAAACTTACCCCTTTCAACTTTTCCTGAAAAATGTAATTATATTTGA
- a CDS encoding valine--pyruvate transaminase, whose amino-acid sequence MKPALTKIGAQMSNLTGVRAIMKDINETLKANQGQELYNLSAGNPLILPEVEQLWRDCTADLLASSEYGEVVCRYGSSQGYAPFISVMVKDFNQRYGLNLTERNILVTAGSQTIYFYAANAYGGYTEDGDLKQIVLPLSPDYTGYGGVSLCPEALIAYKPTLDIDSNNHRFKYRPDFSQLAINDNTGCVIFSRPCNPTGNVLSNDEVEKIAALAAPFNVPVLIDSAYAPPFPALNFTDMTPVFGENILHCMSLSKAGLPGERLGIAIGDEKLLQVLECFQTNSGIHSSRYGQAIAARAIESGALGNIAENVIRPFYKNKFDVLESTLDAAMPQNVPWFLHRGEGAIFGWLWLQDLPMTDREFYQELKKVGVIVVPGSSFFPGLKEDWEHKHQCLRISLTGSDEEITIGMQRLAQVAERVYQDAAVSV is encoded by the coding sequence ATGAAACCTGCCCTTACGAAAATCGGCGCTCAAATGTCCAACTTAACTGGAGTGAGAGCGATTATGAAAGATATTAACGAAACACTGAAAGCTAATCAGGGGCAGGAATTATATAATTTAAGTGCCGGCAATCCGCTGATTTTACCAGAGGTAGAACAGTTATGGCGGGACTGTACCGCAGATTTGTTAGCTAGTTCTGAATATGGTGAGGTTGTTTGTCGTTACGGTTCTTCTCAAGGTTATGCACCATTTATTTCGGTGATGGTGAAGGATTTTAATCAGCGTTACGGCTTAAATTTAACGGAACGGAATATTTTAGTTACTGCTGGTAGTCAAACTATTTATTTTTATGCGGCTAATGCTTACGGTGGATATACTGAAGATGGTGATTTAAAGCAAATTGTTTTACCTTTAAGTCCAGATTATACTGGCTATGGCGGGGTAAGTTTATGCCCAGAGGCGTTAATTGCTTATAAACCTACTCTTGATATTGACAGTAATAACCATAGGTTTAAATATCGTCCAGATTTTAGTCAACTGGCTATTAATGACAATACTGGTTGTGTGATTTTCTCTCGTCCTTGTAACCCCACAGGTAATGTTTTAAGTAATGATGAGGTGGAGAAAATCGCGGCTTTAGCTGCACCATTTAATGTCCCTGTGTTGATAGATTCAGCTTATGCACCTCCTTTCCCAGCGTTGAATTTTACGGATATGACACCTGTGTTTGGTGAAAATATTCTCCATTGTATGAGTTTATCAAAGGCGGGATTACCGGGTGAAAGACTGGGAATAGCCATTGGGGATGAAAAACTATTGCAGGTTTTAGAGTGTTTCCAAACTAATTCAGGGATACATTCTTCTCGATATGGTCAGGCGATCGCTGCCCGTGCGATAGAATCAGGTGCATTAGGCAATATCGCTGAAAATGTGATTCGTCCTTTCTACAAGAATAAGTTTGATGTGTTGGAAAGTACATTAGATGCAGCGATGCCTCAGAATGTACCTTGGTTTTTACATCGTGGTGAAGGTGCTATTTTTGGTTGGTTATGGTTGCAAGATTTACCCATGACTGACCGGGAATTTTATCAGGAATTGAAAAAAGTGGGTGTAATTGTTGTCCCTGGTAGTAGTTTCTTCCCTGGTTTGAAAGAAGATTGGGAACATAAACATCAATGTCTGCGTATCAGTTTAACTGGTAGTGATGAGGAAATTACTATCGGTATGCAGCGTTTAGCTCAGGTAGCTGAACGGGTTTATCAAGATGCAGCGGTGAGTGTGTAA
- a CDS encoding DUF29 family protein, producing MTQELVDLRNSILQGRYHDALAIVDELEGMSKKAILRQIKSFLKVLLIHLIKNQIEQRLTNSWVASIRNSLVEIQDINLKENKKSHYINQNEWNSWLTEEIELAIADAALEVMNGKFSRKQLSQLLDNQKLILIATELLDFTYIYQIRELPDMIDEYVGKLPGGEDWKLGKK from the coding sequence ATGACACAGGAATTAGTAGACCTCAGAAATAGTATTTTACAAGGACGTTATCACGATGCTTTAGCAATTGTTGATGAATTAGAGGGGATGAGTAAAAAAGCGATACTACGACAAATTAAATCTTTTCTCAAGGTATTGTTAATACATCTGATTAAAAATCAAATCGAACAAAGATTAACAAATTCTTGGGTTGCTTCCATTCGTAATTCTCTGGTGGAAATTCAAGATATCAATTTAAAAGAAAACAAAAAATCACATTATATAAATCAAAATGAATGGAATAGTTGGTTAACAGAAGAAATTGAATTAGCAATTGCTGACGCTGCTTTAGAAGTTATGAATGGTAAATTTTCCAGAAAGCAACTTTCGCAACTTCTAGATAACCAAAAGTTGATATTAATAGCTACAGAGTTACTTGATTTTACCTATATTTATCAAATCAGAGAATTGCCTGATATGATAGATGAATATGTTGGTAAATTACCCGGTGGTGAAGATTGGAAACTAGGTAAAAAATAA
- a CDS encoding exonuclease SbcCD subunit D, whose amino-acid sequence MIKILHLSDIHIGSGFSHGRINPITGLNTRLEDFVNTLSLCIDRALSEPVDMVIFGGDAFPDATPPPYVQEAFASQFRRLVDADIPTVLLVGNHDLHSQGVGGASLNIYRTLGVPGFVVGDTLTTHSIQTRNGKVQVITLPWLTRSALMTRKETAGLSMGEVNQMLTERLEVVLEGEIRKLDPDVPTILLAHLMADNAMLGAERLLAVGKGFTLPLSLLTRPCFDYVALGHVHCHQNLNKSNDPPVIYPGSIERVDFSEEKEDKGYVMVELEKGNAEWEFCPLPVRTFGTIEVDLSKSDDPQGVLLKAIAKYNLEDTVVRLIYKLRSEQLDLIENSVIHKALSTAHTYTIQPELVSQLAKPRIPELNASSSIDPMEALKTYLNNRDDLKDLATPMLEAAQNLLADDGILLS is encoded by the coding sequence ATGATTAAAATTCTCCATCTTTCAGATATCCACATAGGAAGCGGTTTCTCCCACGGCCGCATTAACCCCATAACAGGCTTAAATACACGATTAGAGGATTTTGTCAATACCCTATCTTTGTGTATAGATCGCGCCCTATCAGAACCAGTAGATATGGTGATATTTGGTGGTGATGCTTTTCCCGATGCTACCCCACCGCCCTACGTACAAGAAGCCTTTGCTAGTCAATTTCGTCGCCTTGTAGATGCAGATATACCAACGGTTTTGTTAGTTGGTAATCATGATTTACATTCCCAAGGAGTCGGCGGTGCAAGTCTTAATATTTACCGCACTCTCGGCGTTCCTGGTTTTGTCGTCGGTGACACTTTAACTACCCATAGTATTCAAACCCGTAACGGTAAGGTACAAGTAATTACCCTTCCTTGGTTAACTCGTTCCGCGTTGATGACTCGGAAGGAAACCGCAGGTTTATCTATGGGGGAAGTCAACCAAATGTTAACAGAACGCTTAGAAGTAGTATTAGAAGGGGAAATTAGAAAACTTGACCCCGATGTACCTACTATACTTTTAGCCCATTTGATGGCGGATAATGCTATGTTGGGGGCGGAACGTTTGTTAGCTGTGGGTAAGGGTTTTACGTTGCCTTTGTCTTTGTTAACGCGACCTTGTTTTGATTATGTGGCTTTAGGTCATGTTCACTGTCATCAAAATTTGAATAAGTCTAATGACCCACCGGTGATTTATCCTGGGAGTATTGAACGGGTAGATTTTAGTGAGGAGAAGGAAGATAAGGGTTATGTGATGGTGGAGTTGGAGAAAGGTAACGCAGAGTGGGAATTTTGTCCTTTACCTGTGCGTACATTTGGCACTATTGAGGTAGATTTATCTAAGAGTGATGATCCGCAAGGGGTTTTGTTAAAGGCGATAGCCAAGTATAATTTAGAAGATACTGTAGTTCGGTTAATTTATAAATTGCGTTCTGAACAGTTAGATTTAATTGAAAATTCTGTAATTCATAAAGCTTTAAGCACAGCACATACCTATACAATTCAACCAGAATTAGTTAGTCAATTAGCTAAACCCCGAATTCCCGAATTAAATGCTAGTAGTAGTATAGATCCGATGGAAGCGTTAAAGACATACTTAAATAATCGGGACGATTTAAAAGACCTTGCTACACCTATGTTAGAAGCTGCACAAAATTTATTAGCAGATGATGGCATATTACTGAGTTAG
- the rimM gene encoding ribosome maturation factor RimM (Essential for efficient processing of 16S rRNA), with amino-acid sequence MNNEVTKEAKKKKRKGKVSKKSSPVTSSQSPITNLDDWMEIGKIVAPQGLGGELRVYPNTDFPERFVEAGTRWILRPGEKEPQPVELLGGRYLEGKNLYVIRLEGVSDRTSAENMRDCLLFVPIGDRLQLAPGEFHVMDLIGLSVFIQASGQLIGTVVDLMPSGHDLLEVKLDDNFAEDKAGKTILIPFVMEIVPVVDLENRRIEITPPPGLLSIND; translated from the coding sequence ATGAACAACGAAGTCACAAAGGAAGCGAAGAAGAAGAAGAGGAAGGGTAAGGTGAGTAAAAAATCTTCCCCAGTCACCAGTTCCCAGTCACCAATCACTAATCTTGACGATTGGATGGAGATTGGTAAAATTGTTGCACCTCAAGGTTTGGGTGGGGAGTTGCGGGTTTATCCGAATACGGATTTCCCGGAACGGTTTGTGGAAGCGGGGACTCGGTGGATATTGCGGCCTGGGGAGAAAGAACCGCAACCAGTGGAGTTACTGGGGGGAAGATATCTTGAGGGTAAGAATTTATATGTGATTAGATTGGAGGGAGTTAGCGATCGCACATCTGCGGAAAATATGCGTGATTGTCTGTTGTTTGTACCGATTGGCGATCGCCTACAATTAGCACCAGGTGAATTTCATGTGATGGATTTGATCGGTTTATCAGTCTTTATCCAAGCATCTGGGCAATTAATCGGAACTGTTGTGGATTTAATGCCTTCTGGACATGATTTATTAGAAGTGAAATTGGATGATAATTTTGCTGAAGATAAAGCCGGAAAAACAATTTTAATTCCCTTTGTCATGGAAATTGTGCCAGTTGTGGATTTAGAAAATCGGCGAATTGAAATTACTCCTCCCCCTGGTTTGTTATCTATTAATGATTAA
- a CDS encoding type II toxin-antitoxin system HicA family toxin, which produces MKRKDLIKQIEEMGCIFIRHGGKHDWYQNPMTKVSQPIPRHREINENLVKHILKMLQNT; this is translated from the coding sequence GTGAAAAGAAAAGACTTAATTAAACAAATAGAAGAAATGGGTTGTATTTTTATTAGACATGGTGGAAAACATGACTGGTATCAAAATCCTATGACTAAAGTATCACAACCCATTCCCAGACATCGAGAAATTAATGAGAACTTAGTTAAACATATTCTGAAAATGCTGCAAAACACTTAA
- a CDS encoding phosphoketolase family protein translates to MTLASTPKQKPLTDTELQQINAYWRAANYLSVGQIYLLDNPLLKEPLKQEHVKPRLLGHWGTTPGLNLIYAHLNRVIKKYDLNTIYIAGPGHGGPGLVANTYLEGTYSEYYPNISQDAEGMQKLFKQFSFPGGIPSHVAPETPGSIHEGGELGYALVHAYGAVFDNPDLIVAAVVGDGEAETGPLATSWHSNKFLNPVTDGAVLPILHLNGYKIANPTVLARIPEDELESLFIGYGYKPYFVEGADPADVHQQMAATLDTIIAEIQGIQREARVHGFTKRPQWPMIILRTPKGWTGPKEVDGKKTEDYWRSHQVPFSDIAGKPEHLRLLEDWLKSYKPEELFDETGKLIPELAELAPTGQRRMGDNPHANGGILLRDLIMPDFCNYAVEVPKPGTVNAEATRVTGNFLRDVMQENLESSNFRVFGPDETASNRLGSVLEVTDRTWVAETLPEDDHLSVNGRVMEILSETNCQGWLEGYLLTGRHGFFSCYEAFIHIVDSMFNQHAKWLKTTRHIPWRRPIASLNYLLTSHVWRQDHNGFSHQDPGFIDHVINKKADVIRVYLPPDANTLLSVTDHCLRSRNYVNVIVAGKQPALQYLDMDAAIKHCTKGLGIWEWASNDQDGEPDVVMACAGDVPTLETLAAVDILRQNFPELKVRVVNVVDLMTLQPKSEHPHGLSSKDFDIIFTADKPIIFAFHGYPWLIHRLTYRHTNHQNLHVRGYKEEGTTTTPFDMVVMNDLDRFHLVMDVIDRVPKLGSKAAYVKQKLQDKLIEHKQYIQKHGEDMPEIRDWKWPY, encoded by the coding sequence ATGACCTTAGCCAGCACTCCAAAACAAAAACCTTTAACAGACACAGAATTACAACAGATTAACGCATATTGGCGTGCAGCCAACTATCTCTCAGTTGGACAAATATACCTCCTTGACAACCCCCTACTGAAAGAACCCCTTAAACAAGAACACGTTAAACCAAGACTTTTGGGACATTGGGGAACAACACCAGGACTGAATTTAATTTACGCGCACCTCAACCGGGTGATTAAAAAATACGACCTCAACACCATTTACATTGCAGGCCCCGGACATGGTGGCCCCGGACTTGTAGCTAATACTTACTTAGAAGGAACATATAGCGAATATTACCCCAATATCTCCCAAGATGCCGAAGGGATGCAAAAACTATTTAAGCAATTTTCCTTTCCTGGTGGTATCCCTAGTCACGTAGCCCCAGAAACACCCGGTTCTATCCATGAAGGGGGAGAACTTGGTTATGCTTTAGTTCACGCTTACGGTGCTGTATTTGATAACCCTGACTTAATTGTCGCTGCGGTTGTGGGTGACGGGGAAGCGGAAACCGGACCCCTAGCGACAAGTTGGCATTCTAACAAGTTCCTTAACCCTGTGACAGACGGTGCAGTTTTACCAATTCTGCATTTGAATGGTTATAAAATTGCTAACCCCACCGTATTAGCACGGATACCAGAGGATGAATTAGAAAGTCTATTTATCGGCTATGGTTACAAACCTTACTTTGTGGAAGGTGCTGACCCTGCGGATGTTCACCAACAAATGGCAGCAACTTTAGATACTATCATTGCGGAAATTCAAGGTATCCAACGGGAAGCGCGGGTACATGGGTTTACGAAACGTCCCCAATGGCCAATGATTATTTTACGCACTCCTAAAGGTTGGACTGGCCCCAAGGAAGTAGACGGGAAGAAAACAGAAGACTATTGGCGATCGCACCAAGTCCCCTTTAGTGATATAGCTGGTAAACCGGAACATCTTCGTTTATTAGAAGACTGGTTAAAAAGCTACAAACCCGAAGAACTCTTTGACGAAACCGGAAAACTCATCCCCGAACTTGCAGAACTCGCACCCACAGGTCAGCGTCGGATGGGAGACAACCCCCACGCTAACGGTGGTATTTTGCTGCGGGATTTAATCATGCCAGATTTTTGCAACTATGCAGTAGAAGTACCCAAACCAGGAACAGTCAACGCTGAAGCTACAAGAGTAACTGGTAATTTCCTCCGGGATGTGATGCAAGAAAACCTGGAAAGTAGCAACTTCCGAGTTTTCGGCCCCGATGAAACCGCCTCCAACCGCCTTGGTTCTGTATTAGAAGTCACAGACCGTACCTGGGTAGCAGAAACTCTCCCCGAAGATGACCATTTATCAGTCAATGGTCGGGTGATGGAAATCCTCAGTGAAACCAATTGTCAAGGATGGTTAGAAGGATATTTGCTAACAGGAAGACATGGTTTCTTCTCCTGTTATGAAGCATTTATTCATATCGTTGACTCCATGTTTAACCAACACGCTAAATGGTTAAAAACAACCCGTCATATTCCTTGGAGAAGACCAATAGCATCATTAAATTATCTTCTCACTTCTCATGTTTGGCGACAAGATCATAACGGTTTCTCACACCAAGATCCCGGTTTTATTGATCATGTAATTAACAAAAAAGCTGATGTGATTCGGGTTTATCTTCCACCCGATGCGAACACTTTATTATCTGTCACCGACCACTGTTTAAGAAGTCGCAACTATGTAAATGTGATCGTAGCTGGAAAACAACCAGCATTACAATATTTAGACATGGATGCAGCTATAAAACACTGTACTAAAGGTTTAGGAATTTGGGAATGGGCAAGTAATGATCAAGACGGTGAACCAGATGTGGTTATGGCTTGTGCTGGAGATGTTCCAACTTTGGAAACATTAGCAGCAGTAGATATTTTACGGCAAAATTTCCCAGAATTAAAAGTGCGGGTAGTGAACGTTGTAGACTTGATGACACTACAACCAAAAAGTGAACATCCCCACGGTTTAAGTAGCAAAGATTTTGATATTATCTTCACCGCAGATAAACCAATTATCTTTGCTTTTCATGGTTATCCTTGGTTAATTCACCGTCTCACCTATCGTCATACAAATCACCAAAATCTCCATGTTCGTGGTTATAAAGAAGAAGGTACAACAACCACACCTTTTGATATGGTAGTGATGAATGATTTAGATAGATTCCATTTAGTAATGGATGTAATAGATCGTGTACCAAAATTAGGTTCTAAAGCAGCTTATGTGAAACAAAAATTACAAGATAAATTGATTGAACATAAGCAATACATCCAGAAACACGGTGAAGATATGCCGGAAATTCGAGACTGGAAATGGCCTTATTAA
- a CDS encoding dienelactone hydrolase family protein — MKIIKRNIELRVDDSLMRVYVASPQREGKYPGIVFYSDIYQLGDAIIRLVNYLAGFGFVVAAPEIFHRIEPVGAVIEPNDLGRMRGNDDARRTLISEYDNDTRAVINWLKNEDSVIAEKIGALGFCIGGHLAFRAAFESEIEASVCCYPTGIPIGKLGKGTADTIHRVEEIKGEMLLIFGTQDPHISEHDRHTIIHALESSHIHHQFFSYEAEHTFMRDDGYRYDPVAATSAWEQIIDFLERKFKH; from the coding sequence ATGAAAATCATTAAACGCAATATTGAATTAAGAGTTGATGATAGTTTAATGCGGGTTTATGTCGCATCTCCTCAACGAGAAGGTAAATATCCGGGCATTGTTTTTTACAGCGACATCTATCAATTAGGTGATGCGATAATTCGCTTAGTTAATTATTTAGCTGGGTTTGGTTTTGTCGTTGCAGCACCGGAAATTTTTCACCGGATAGAACCTGTTGGTGCTGTAATTGAACCTAATGATTTGGGGAGAATGCGCGGTAATGATGATGCACGCAGAACGTTAATTTCTGAATACGACAATGATACTCGCGCTGTCATTAATTGGCTAAAAAATGAAGATTCTGTTATTGCTGAAAAAATCGGTGCTTTAGGTTTTTGTATCGGTGGACATTTAGCTTTTCGGGCAGCTTTTGAAAGTGAAATTGAAGCCTCTGTATGTTGTTATCCTACAGGTATTCCTATCGGTAAATTAGGTAAAGGTACAGCAGATACAATTCACAGAGTTGAGGAAATTAAAGGAGAGATGTTATTAATTTTTGGTACTCAAGATCCCCATATTTCTGAACATGATAGACACACTATTATTCATGCTTTGGAAAGTTCTCATATCCATCATCAATTTTTCTCTTATGAAGCAGAACATACTTTTATGAGAGATGATGGTTATCGTTATGATCCCGTTGCTGCTACTTCTGCTTGGGAACAGATAATTGATTTCTTGGAACGGAAGTTTAAGCATTAA